The DNA segment TCTCCGGACTTTACTACTTTCTGAATCGACCACGGGTCTTTGCGCACGCGTTCGGGAGGCGGTGAGCCCCCCGAAAATGTTCCCCCCGAACGCCTACTCAATGCCTATAGAGGCCTGACTGACACCTGTATAATTACATTCTTTGATCCTTCATCACCATTTACGCATGGCGTTGTAGGAGGTGTGTTTATATGAATTTTATTAGGTTATTGCTTTAATTTTTTGACTTGCGTGCAATTGTCGGCGCGATGTTAATGGTGTTTAAAACATGATAATATGGCCCGCAATTATTTGAGCTGTTCCATTTTTAATTTATAGCAGGGCGAATAATGCTTTTTATTGTAATGTTAGGCGGAAAACATCCTAGAGCGAAAATTGAAGTCCATGATATAGCCTTCGTATTAGCTGATAGCTTAGAGGGTGCATATCCTCAGCTTAGACAGAGTTGGTTTGGATCTCCTGTAGGCCTTCATATTGATGCGTGGATGGCAGTTGATGGAGTTGCAGGCTGGAAATTAGAACTAAGTGAATTAGCTCCCCGCCCTGGATCAATGCGTTTGTATTTTATCAATTTAGGCGGATATGAAGTTAAATCCTTTGGCGAAGCGCATCACTATTCTCTGATAGTTGCGAAAGATAAGCGGGAGGCGATGAGCCTCGGTAAACGCGAGATTTTAAAGCACTGGGTCCAGGCCCATACTGATGGTGTGCTGGATGTGGACGACTGTTTGCCGATTGATGCGATAGAAGGACGATACGTTCATTTGGTTGAGGGACCACACGACGGCATCATTCAGCGCAATGACTACATTGTTTTGTCGTAACGTTTGATTAGCTCAACACGTCATCTGCTGAATCGCCCGAATTTCCTACGTAATGAGCGGCCACTTTTGGCCGTTTTCTGCCTGTGACGACCGATTGAATTCGACCATAAGCGGACATGTCAGAAAAATTGTGGTCGGTGATGCCATCTATCTCCATCTCGTGACAGCGCCAGAAAACGATTGGCCTTTGTCTGGATGTCTACCTCAAAAGCGGACGACCAAATCGGTTCTGGTTTCGCCCAGCTTGCCTCCTCCGCAAGTGCAAGCTGGCTCACTTCTCTGCCTCTTGGATACGCCTGGTATGTCAAGTCGGCTAAAGGCCACGCCCCGATGCGCATTGATTCGGCTCACGTTTAGGTTTGAACTATCCGCAATGTCCGGATAGCCACCTATAGCTGGAATTCTGAATACGCTAAGCTAAAAGGCATCCAATGCTCTACACAGCCCTGCCTTCTCAACAGGCTCGTTTTCAGGTTTTCCAGCTGGGTTTAAGCGCTGCAACGCGACCAGGCACTGGCCACCGTCCAGCAGGATCAGTTCGTAATCTTGCCCGGCCTTGGGGGTGAAGTGAAAGCTCTGCCTGCAGCTATAGGAATTGCCGCCAGAAACATAGCCCTCACTCTGGAAGTTCATGGCAAAAGGCTTGTTCGCCGGCACCTTCAGTTCGCTACGCGCCGAGCCTTGCGCCTCCACCCGGCGGTTGCTCTCGGGCATGCCCAGGCTGCGGCCATTATTCTGACCCGCAAAGCCGGATTCGGACACGGCCATCACCCCGGCGCCAGGCACACGCCAGTCGGTGCAGTCACGGCCCGGCACACCGCGCGCCACGCCATTGGTGATCACGCGCAAGCGTGCGGTATCCCCTGCTGTGGGTTCAACATAGGGCGTGTTGTAAGCACGGATATTGGAAATATTGCCGCAGCCACTCACGGCCACGGCCAGGCCGGCTATCAGAAACGCTCTCATGGAAGTCCTTTTTTGAGGCTTAACGGCAGTGATAAGGGCTTTCGCTGCTCAGTTCCTCGCCGGTCCGGGCATCGCGAATGATGACCGTCGCCCCCGGCGCATTGAGGCAGAACGCATTGCGTATGGGGTAAATGTTATGGCCCTCGGCGGTGAACGTGCCGAGCTTGGTTAACGGGGCGCCGGAGGCGTCCTGAGCCGTCACGGTGTACTCACCCGACATGGTCAGACAGCCGCTCAGTAACAGCAGCAAGGTGGCGCAGATTGCATATTTCACAGGTGATGTCCCTATCGTGTTGAGTGACGAACCCTCAAAAAGAGGGCGGTTTTTTTGTGGTTTCATTGCGCCGACTCACAGGCCTTCAACGGTTCTTGGGTGCGCAACGCACAGACGTCAAAACCATCACGCCGGGTGTAGCCCGAGCGCTTCATACACACAAAGCGCTGCGCCCGCTCCTGGAAGCTGGCATTGGGATCGATGCCGGAGCCATTCTTCTCACCGCAAGCCAACATGGAGGTCAAGACATCCTTGCTGCTCGCGCCGGGTTTCTCCCATAAGTCCGCATCAGCCGCCGGGGGCTGAAAGGGCTCGCTGAAACAGGCGGTGACGAGGGTAGCAAGCAGCAGCGCCAATGCCATAGGTTTAAGCCACATGATCAATCTCCTTATTTTCTCGGGCTGACAGGCACCAGCACCGGCTTGCCTTGCGGCCAATATCTTGCGCAGGCTTGCGCACCACTGCCATAACAGCTGTGCATGGTCGTATCACCGGTGAAGACATTGCCCAACTCCTTGAGCAAGCTGCTGCCCTCAGGTATTACGCCGCCAGTACCCGGGTTATTGCCCATGAAGAACCACCTGCCCACCGGGTCGTTGTTATGAACTTCGTATTTAAGAACCATCTTCGCCTGTTCGACTGGGTCGGTGACGGCCGAACGGTTTTGCAAAAAGGCCAACTGTTCATCGGCGGTGTAAACATTGAACGCGCCACCGAAGTTATACACCGTAGTCTTGCTGAGTAACCCGGCAGCATCAGGCATGTTGTAAATGGATTGTCGGGAGTTGCCACCGGTCATAGTGCCGCGACTGTGTTCAGTCAGGTGCAAGCCAGTGGCGCCATAGTCGAGCTGCAACTGGCGCGAGGCCGCGGTGTAGTTGGTCAAGCCGAAAAAGTCGTTATCCATCGCCTTCTGATACCCGGCAATCAACAGCTCCGACAGGGTATTGTCCGCCTTGGGAAACCACATGAAATACTGTGGCCCGGTCGCGCCAGGGTCGCGATGCTGAGCCGCGTATTTAGCCGCGGCTTTGTCGTCGTTGAAAATGCCATTGAGGGCTACGTTGACTACGTTGTTTTCATCCGCCTGCAGATGTTGCCTTTCTGCATCACCCACTACACGGAACAACGGCTTTTGGTCCGCGCCTTCCTTCACATTGCCCTGTTCATCCAGCTCCAGCGCCAACATCTGTGGCGGCGTTTTGAACATGGTGCGATACGCCTTATCGGTAAACTGCACCCCTTGGCGATAGGCCTCATTCTTGATCGACTGCTCCGCCTCGGCGGTACGCTGCAGTTTGTCCAGGTCCTGACGCTCGGCGCCAACATGGGAGTGGGCGGTGTCACGGTTAAGGCTGGCCACGGTTTGACTGGCATCACGGCCGGTCAATTGCTGCTGGCGGTAGGCATCGGTAATGAGGATATTGCCGGCACTCACCACGCTCAGCGTGTTGCCCTCGGAAGAGTCCGAAGCCTTCCCTGCATCCAGGTAGTTGCTGAACAAGGCCTTGCTGGCGCCGTACATGCCCTGGCCGACAAAGTCGCTGCTGAGGGTGAGCCCACTGCTGTCGGCGCTGGCCTTGGCGCTGTTGTGCAGGTCAGCGGTGGTCAATGAGCCGGTACTCAAGCTGTTCTTGCCATCGGCAATCGCCTTGTCGTTGCTGGCGATCACGCCGCCCACCAAGTGGGTGTTGCCCTTGACCCGGATATCAAAACCACCGTCCCCGGC comes from the Pseudomonas shahriarae genome and includes:
- a CDS encoding DUF1543 domain-containing protein, with amino-acid sequence MLFIVMLGGKHPRAKIEVHDIAFVLADSLEGAYPQLRQSWFGSPVGLHIDAWMAVDGVAGWKLELSELAPRPGSMRLYFINLGGYEVKSFGEAHHYSLIVAKDKREAMSLGKREILKHWVQAHTDGVLDVDDCLPIDAIEGRYVHLVEGPHDGIIQRNDYIVLS